Part of the Parambassis ranga chromosome 16, fParRan2.1, whole genome shotgun sequence genome, ACAGTTACACTTCTGGCAGCTTTTCTCCAAGTAGAAGTCGCCAGCAGGCTGATATTCTCCCTCATGCATGCAGCCACAGTCAGACGCCAGCACGCATTGACCATCGCTGAGGACATACCCAGGATTGCACTGGCAACCCTCCTCGCAACCTCCACTGCAGTtggctggagaggagaattcaGTGCACACAACAGGACATCGAGTACCACAGAGCTCATAGTGGCTGTTCTTGGGGCATGACATATCTAGGAGGGGGGACAGAAACATAATTCAGCAATCTTGTCATACATTTATACATCATTCACTTTGTAAGTATACATATAAAGATTTCCACCCTTTGAATACTCAGTCTTTTTGTTGGGTAatggactgaaacacagagcaaaGGCTCTAACTTAAATGTTAAATGGACAAAACCTTGGGAGAACTGAATCATTTTTATAGCGATTTAAAAAGGTTAAAATATAGTCACCTTGTTAAATTCATGAGTTTCAATTTCTTAGTGAGTGTTGTAGCCAATTTGTCCAAGAatataaaaagacatttcctgaatGATACATTTTCCCCACAAAGAGCAGTAAAAGATTTCATAGGGGAGCTATTGAGTTAGAGATAAGGATAGCCTAAGTGTGCCATTATATGTCTGCTCTGCATACCTGTTCATTTATTTGGTGTGCATTGTAGTtctagaaaaataaatattagcaATTATAGACATTTCTCAAAGTTTGTGAAATTGCAGccttagggggaaaaaaagccaaTAAACCTCAAAAGTAATTTTCCATTTCCCCATCCTGGTTAATAACAAGTGGTTGATAAACATGTACTCACAACAGAAAGTGTCACTCCTCCAGTGCCTCACGGGCAAGTGAGCTGCTTGGCAGGCTGCAACATAAGATGCAATGGAGCTACAGAGCTGTGTAGTGTCCACCAGTCGAGCAGAAATCTTCCACACAGCTGTGGAAGTAAGGATCAGGACTTATCGCTGATGCACAGTCTGCAAACGGCCCTAGCTCATTCACCAACACCCCACAAAAGTTGTTGCCTTGAAACAGGTTCTGCACCTCAGAGGGATATTTTTTCATCCTGGAGGGACAGCTGGACCTACACAGCTCTGCCTCATGAGCCCTCCAACTGTGGGCAAACTCAAGTGTATTTTGGGCGAGTTCTTCATCAGGCATCATTTCGTCATCTTGTGGGTCACTGTTAGCATTTCCACAGAGACCAAAGACAGCGGAGCTGTAACTGCTGGGGAGGATGATGGTTAGAGTTCCAGTGCTGTAGACGATCAGCTGCAATCCTACATCAGTTTGAATGATGAGAGATGAAGGTGTTCTGTAGACATTCAGCCGGCCTCCTTGATGAAAATACGGTAGGGGTTTATATAAGCCATCCACCTGAGATTGGAGAGAAACATTAGAATTAGATTCCATGGATTCTATTTTTATTCAATAAGATTTGTGAGCACTCACCAAAACCTTTCCTGGCTCATCTTTCCTTACCACCACCTTTAAGCCATAGACTGACAGGGTTGTGGTAAAGCTAGGAGAAAACCTTTTGTAGCAACTTGCATCAGAGATGGTGATCCTGAATGGTGTCACTCCAGTTAGGTTGTGGTTAGTTTCAACTAATGAGTAAGTACAACTGTCCCTAAAGTCAAAATGATGCCCATCAAATGTTGTAAAATGTAGCCCAGTGACAATGGTGCAGTTCAGAGGTTTTTCTGGTTGACACACTCTCCTGTGACCCAGCTGGCTGCAGACCATCCCTCTGGGGCACTGGTCCGAGCTGCAGTGGATCTCTCCAGCAGCTGGTCCACACTTGCAGCTCTGACCACAGTTGTCTGGGATCCAGAATGTCGAGTTGAGACTGTGGTATTTACCTCTGGGGTCTAAGCAGCCACACTGATTTGGATGCACGCAGCCCTGTGGACTCCTGAGGAAACCTGGGTTACAGAAGCAGCCCTGAATGCAGATCTGCATACAGCTAGTGGTGTTTATTTCACAGGAGGGTGGGCAGGCTGAGCCGCAGGTCTTGTATATACTGTTTGGTGGACAGGTTGCATCTGAAATGATTTACTGCCATGAAACCACAGAGCAATAAAACGGCATTATATTACACTCCACAGCATGACTACTCACCAGGAGCCACCTTGCTGTAGTAGGTCTCAGTAGCTTCTTCACAGACAGTGGAATAGAAATTTATGGCATTGTCCACAGCCATGGAGCCTCCAATGTGCACACAACTTTGATAGAAGGACTCTGGATCAACATGACTGTGACAGTGGGACCATGGACGATTTAGTTCTTTGAGCACAGCACACCCTTTTCTCTGACTAGAGAAATCTTTAGACACAAAGTCTGCAAGCAGCATCGCTTTATCCAGTTTTTGTGCACAGCCAGTACAACAGTTAGGGTCCCAATCAAAGAGCTGGTAAACCTGTGCAAGTCCCACGCTTGTATTAACAGGAGGGGAACCAGATGTAGCTGCAGAATATTCATCTTGAGAATCACCATTAAAGTTGCCACACAGCCCATAGACTTTGCCTTTGTAGTGTGGGTCAAGTGTGATGACAACAGTGGAGTTCCAGGTAAAGAATACATGCAGACCAAAGTCAGTTTTTAAATGAGTTTTGCCTTCTCTGTAGGAGACCTGGATCTTACTACGTAGCAGTTTAATTGGAGTATAAGTCACTTGGCCATTAACCTGAAAATTTAAGAATAGACACGGTAACAAATATCACCACAGCAGCAATGCCACCAAGGAATTACATTTACTTACATGTATGCTGCCTTTTTCTCTACCCATCTGGATGATGAACCCAGACATCTGCACAGTCAGGACCTGTGTTGTGGGTTTAGCCCTGCCGCCGTTGTACTCATTTTTCCATGACACACTGAAGGGCGTTAGACCACATGCTGCTCCTCTACTGGCTGCAAGCAGATAGGTGCAGGTGCCCTCAAAGCTGTAGCTGAGCCCATCAAAGGTGAGGTAGTGCTGGCCTTCTTCTGCCCAGCACAGACCCGGGCGACTCTCACAAACAGGCAAGCCACTGCTCAGGTAACATTTCTCCATTTCATCACATATTTCTTCACATGGGTCTGTGATTGGTTCTGTTTAAAATGCAGTactattaattaaaataaacaaatgtggtcaatgcacaaaaaaacaaaaaatgatatGCTTCTCACCATCTTTGTGACAGCCCATGACTCCATCTAAAACCATGCAGCTGTGCTGTGGAGGACATGAGTGTGGCTCACAGATAAGAGGTggtgcacagctgcagctgacagtACAGTTTTGTAAAAGTTTACTCTCAGAGGCctgaaaatgcaaatattagatttaaatttaaacactCATAATGATAGCGTAGAAGCATTTAAATTAAGAGTGtaggagagaaagaaacaccAACTCCGACCTTAAAGCTCCTCCCATCCATTTcacagccacactgctctggtGGTACACAGGTATGGCCATTGTAAAGGTGCCTCGTGTCACACTGGCAACCTTCCTCGCAGTTTATAGGGCACTGATCCGTTTTAATCTCAGGACACAGTGAGGAGCAAGCGTTGGCACAGTCACTGTAATGGCTAAATTGTGGACACTGATGAGCTGGACAAGGACAAGTTAATCATCATGTTAATTTTTGTGTCATACAACAtatcaccttaccacaacctgTAATATTCATCCAGAGATCAACCATTCCTCCTGCCCTCTTACATGCTGCCTCATACGCCTGCAGTACATCACACAAGGCCCAGTGTTGACCCTCTGCAATGCAAAGGTTTCTCATGCAGGTGGAGTAATATTTTTGCGGGCACACTAAATGGTGACAAGGAGAGAATGGCCCACTGGGATGGGTGAGAAGGCCACAGTACAGGTCAGAGGTGTATTCTGGAACAGGGGTCTGACAGATCTGACAGGTGCTGTCACATGTGTCACTGCAGGATGAGTCAACTTCAAACAACTTCCATGATgatccaaacacagcaggaTCAGTGGTGATGGTGCCATTGGACAGTCGCAGGTCATCTGAAGGATTATTGTTATAGTTTCCACAAAGTCCGCAGGTTGTCTGCTGGTAAATGTCAGGGATTTTGACTAGGATGTGGTTTCGTAGGTCAGAAATAAGCTCAATGGACTGAGAGGCCTTGATGGTTAACCATCTATTTTTCTGATAAACAGTGATGTTGCTCTGAGAGAATGGCAGTTGCTCATAAATTCCATTTACCTGGAAGtcgaaaaaaacacaatacagaTTGAATATTGAAGGTGGTGAATGAATCAGGTGAAGTCATTACATGAATTACCTGAATCTTTCCAGGAAACTCTGTTGAGATCTTAAACTGCATTTCATTGATTTGCATGTAGATCTGCCTGCCGTGACTCTGGTTGCCCTGTGCTGCAATCCAAACATGCTCCACACCCATTTTCTTGAGAGAGCACGTCCACATCAAGGTGTAGTTACATGAACCATAAAATTCAAATGTCTTTCCATCAAATGTGGTGTACTGGGATCCAGAAACAGAGCAGTGCGCCTCTTTGGGTTGGGGGTGGCAACCTTGAACACCCCCAATAAGCTTACACTCCTCTTCCCCGAGACAAGAAATACTATAACAGCTCACATGTCCACCAGCTTGACACgagctgctttgtttacatgtaGACAACACCTGTCCTGCCTTTAAATATTCTCCATGGTGAAAGCAGCCACAGTTTTCTGGACTGACACAGATGTTGCCACTGCGAACTAGCCCTGCTTCACAGAGGCAATTTTCTCCCAATGTAAGAGGCATCTCTACTGTGTTATTCTGCCAACCGAGGCAGAGGGGAACAGAGGCGGAACTCATGTTGTAGCTGGTACTGGTGGGACACGATGGATCTGCAGAGGAACAGAGAGACATCAGTCACTTAGGGAAGGAAGACAGGAAAATGTTGTAAAGGTTAAGGTTGACCAGTGATGCATTAGTACCACCTAGTGGCCCACTGACACCTGAAAGGTTGTGGCTTCAATATCAATGACTCAAAAGTACACCCTACATCTAATTTAAAACTACCATTTCCAACTTACTATAAATACACAAGCAAACTTTACATTAGCAACAGTCATATACAGTATCTGATTTGTATGCAATCTCCATTctattttccttgtttttttccctgtgaTCAATAATACTCTAAACACAATGAAATGTTATGTGCTTGCTGAGGCATCTGCAATTTCTTCATATTTCATTTGGTGTGCAATGATGCTGAACTCCAAACAGCACTGTAACAATTGTAGAGGATATTAATTTAAGTCACTTGCACAACAGAACCGGGAGCACATTAACACTCACAGCAGAATCCAGGACTCCTCCAGGCATAAACTGTAGCCTTATGGGAAAGGCAGACAGCAGTATAATCTGCCAAGGagtgacacagcacagactgGAGACCTCCATGAAGACACAGGTCACTGATGCAGCGCTTGTAAAAGCTGGAGGGGTCCACTTTGCCATGACAGTGTCTGAATGGTCCATTAACTTCCAGAATCTTCCCACAAGCCTCTGGGTCAGAGAATCGGGCCAGACGCTCAGATGAACATTTTGGACAGCTTCCTCCTAGACAGCCCTCCACACACCAAGGATTCTGACCACTTTGCCACAGCTTTGCAAAGTGGTCTGGGCTGAGGGGCTCTTGTGTGTCACCTGCTACAAGGTCATCCGTAGGATCAGAGTTGAAGTTGCCACAGAGGCCACAAGTAGAATTGGCATATTCTCTGGAGAGACGTATGCTGACTATTCCTTCTATGCTCAGACTAAATTCAAAGCCCATGTCTGAGTAAATGTAGGTGTGCATCCCCAATGAGAATGCCAGTGCCGTGGGGCTGACGTGACAAGGCATGTTCCTTATGACACCGTTGACCTGTAGGGGGAGCCAAAATTGCATTTTAAAGCAAGTGCAgcaagttaaaaaaatccacagaATTTTAAGTTTGTTTGTTATTCTTGCGTCACACTCACCTCAATGTATTCATCGTTTTTGCTGTTGAGCTCCACTAGCGTACCGCTTACATTAACCAAAACATGAAGTGCAGACTCAGcatgtccatctgtctgtaCATGAACCTTAACGGCATCAGGGTTTCGACTGTGTCCACACAAGCCCAATAACTGGTACTGGCAGGTGCCGTGCAAATCATAGTCATGTTGGTCAAAGGTGATTATGTGATTCCCGGAGTACACGCATGTCTGTTGTTGGTTCTGCAAGCACCTTCTAGCTCCATCTCGAATATCACAGTATTCATCAGCACGACAAGAATCCAAATGGCACACTAACTGGTG contains:
- the LOC114448792 gene encoding IgGFc-binding protein-like translates to MSCPLNSHYEFCGTACPATCEVPFSSSPCTLACVKMCQCDRGFVLEGDTCVPLSQCGCTHNSTYYRSNQTFWADEDCSKWCVCDPDTHQLVCHLDSCRADEYCDIRDGARRCLQNQQQTCVYSGNHIITFDQHDYDLHGTCQYQLLGLCGHSRNPDAVKVHVQTDGHAESALHVLVNVSGTLVELNSKNDEYIEVNGVIRNMPCHVSPTALAFSLGMHTYIYSDMGFEFSLSIEGIVSIRLSREYANSTCGLCGNFNSDPTDDLVAGDTQEPLSPDHFAKLWQSGQNPWCVEGCLGGSCPKCSSERLARFSDPEACGKILEVNGPFRHCHGKVDPSSFYKRCISDLCLHGGLQSVLCHSLADYTAVCLSHKATVYAWRSPGFCYPSCPTSTSYNMSSASVPLCLGWQNNTVEMPLTLGENCLCEAGLVRSGNICVSPENCGCFHHGEYLKAGQVLSTCKQSSSCQAGGHVSCYSISCLGEEECKLIGGVQGCHPQPKEAHCSVSGSQYTTFDGKTFEFYGSCNYTLMWTCSLKKMGVEHVWIAAQGNQSHGRQIYMQINEMQFKISTEFPGKIQVNGIYEQLPFSQSNITVYQKNRWLTIKASQSIELISDLRNHILVKIPDIYQQTTCGLCGNYNNNPSDDLRLSNGTITTDPAVFGSSWKLFEVDSSCSDTCDSTCQICQTPVPEYTSDLYCGLLTHPSGPFSPCHHLVCPQKYYSTCMRNLCIAEGQHWALCDVLQAYEAACKRAGGMVDLWMNITGCAHQCPQFSHYSDCANACSSLCPEIKTDQCPINCEEGCQCDTRHLYNGHTCVPPEQCGCEMDGRSFKASESKLLQNCTVSCSCAPPLICEPHSCPPQHSCMVLDGVMGCHKDEPITDPCEEICDEMEKCYLSSGLPVCESRPGLCWAEEGQHYLTFDGLSYSFEGTCTYLLAASRGAACGLTPFSVSWKNEYNGGRAKPTTQVLTVQMSGFIIQMGREKGSIHVNGQVTYTPIKLLRSKIQVSYREGKTHLKTDFGLHVFFTWNSTVVITLDPHYKGKVYGLCGNFNGDSQDEYSAATSGSPPVNTSVGLAQVYQLFDWDPNCCTGCAQKLDKAMLLADFVSKDFSSQRKGCAVLKELNRPWSHCHSHVDPESFYQSCVHIGGSMAVDNAINFYSTVCEEATETYYSKVAPDATCPPNSIYKTCGSACPPSCEINTTSCMQICIQGCFCNPGFLRSPQGCVHPNQCGCLDPRGKYHSLNSTFWIPDNCGQSCKCGPAAGEIHCSSDQCPRGMVCSQLGHRRVCQPEKPLNCTIVTGLHFTTFDGHHFDFRDSCTYSLVETNHNLTGVTPFRITISDASCYKRFSPSFTTTLSVYGLKVVVRKDEPGKVLVDGLYKPLPYFHQGGRLNVYRTPSSLIIQTDVGLQLIVYSTGTLTIILPSSYSSAVFGLCGNANSDPQDDEMMPDEELAQNTLEFAHSWRAHEAELCRSSCPSRMKKYPSEVQNLFQGNNFCGVLVNELGPFADCASAISPDPYFHSCVEDFCSTGGHYTAL